The Maritimibacter sp. DP1N21-5 sequence ACCGCGCGACCTGTTCGACTACCGCAGCACGATCAGGGACCGGTTCAAGGGTGATGCCAAGATCGACCAGCGTGATGTTCTTCCTGAGATCGCCGAGATGCGCGAGGTCTTCGAGCGAATGGACGACGAGCAGTGGGAAAGGTTCAAGTCAGGTGAGATCACATGAGCGCGCGCCCAGACTTCGAGGGTGACGAGGCGGGCCGATGCGGTGCCTGCGGATCCCGGAACATGAAAACCACGATCCTGCCCGACAGTGGCACGCTCATGGGCCGGTGCCTGGAATGTGGTCGCGTTCAGGACGTGGAAACTCGAGACTGGCCGGAATCGACGCCATGCGACGACTGCGCGTTTCGCAAGGGCTCGCCCGAGCGGGCCGACCCATACCGATGGGCGCAGATGGAGGAGATCGTGCGCGAAGGTCCCGCCTTTCATTGCCACAAGGGCCTGCGTCGAGACATCGACACCGGCGCCTATGACATGCCGGATCGGCGCACTGGCCGCGTCACCGTCTGTGCGGGCTGGCTCAACGCACACGCCGCGCACCTGCGCAAAGGCTGATCTGGCGTCGGATTAATTACCGGCCCTACTAATCCGACAGGCCAGTAGACCCTCCAAATGGCCGATCCCGCAGTCCGTTGACTGGATAATTCTCCACAGGCACAATGCCCGCGAGCAGTAAGCGGCGGGCAAATGGGCGACCTGACCGAAAAACAAGCCCGGTTCGTGGACGAATATCTAATCGACCTCGACGGCAAGAATGCCGCGGTCCGTGCAGGATACGCGGAGAAACATGCTGCCTCGCAGGCCTCGGCCATGCTCAAGCAGCCCCACATCATCAAGCACCTCAACGCCCGGCGCGCAGCTCGCAATGAGCGCGTGGAGGTGAGCCAGGATCGCGTGCTGATGGAAATCGCCCGCGTCGCCTTCGCCAATTACCGCCAGTTCATCAGGATCGCGAATGACGGGCTCCCGTATTTCGACTTCTCGACCATCGGCGAGGACGCCGAAATCATGGCCGCCGTCGCCGAGATCACCGTGGAAGAGTTCACACTCGGGCGCGGAGATGACGCCCGCGAGGCGATCAGGACCAAGGTCAAGCTCCACGACAAGCTCTCCGCCCTCGACAAGCTCATGCGTCACCTCGGGCTCTACAACGCCGACAAGAGCGACGGCATGTCCGACCTCGCCGAAGCCCTCGCCCAGATCAGCAAGACCGGAAGCCGCGCGCCCATCGCAGCGCAGCAGCAGGCCGCACCCGTGCGCACCGGACCCACAGCCGACGACCAGTATGCCGACCTCGATAGGGACATCGACCCATGACCGCACATGCCCACGCCACGTTCTGCCTGACCTGCTTCGCCAAGGAGGCCGTGGCCGACATGCGCGCCATGGCCGATCCACAGCAGGCCAGCAGCGTGGGGCCGATCCACGCCATCGAGATCACGGGATCCATGACGCACTCGACCATGGATGACCGTCTCGCCGCCGTGTTCGGTCGCGTGCGCACCGAGGCCGGAGCCTGGCGGCCTTTCACAGCCTTCGTGCCCAACGGGATGCCGGTCACGCGCGCCATCATCGCGGCGGCCGTCCTGACCATCGCGATCATAGCAATCAGCGACGAGGACGACGACGAGGATTACGAGCAACCCGAGGATGACGACGAGGAAACCCGGCTGGACGCGCTCGACGCCGACGCCGCGCTCAAGAGGTTCCTCAATTGACGATCCTCAAGCCCATCCGATTGCCCAATGGAGAGGTCTATGTCGCCCCTTCATTCGAGCCTCAGACGGGCGAGGACCTGTTGATGTGCCTGCGCTCATGGCACTGGCGCATCTTCTCGGGCAAGCTCTACAAGATCATGGTCAAGGACGACGACGACCCCGATGACCCGGGTTTCGTCCTGCCGTTCCGCCCCAACAAGGCGCAGGCAAAGTTCCTCGACAACCTCCACTACCGCAACATCATCCTGAAGGCGCGGCAACTCGGCTTCACGACCTTGATCGCGATCCTCTGGCTCGATCACGCGCTCTTCAACGCGGACCAGCGCTGCGCCATCGTCGCTCACGGCGAGACCGCGGCGCAGACGATCTTTCGCGACAAGGTGAAATTCGCCTACGACAACCTGCCCCCGGCGGTGCGCGCGGCCTGTCCGCTGCAAAAGGACACCGAGGACGAGCTTCTGTTCGCCCACAACAACAGCGGGATCCGCGTGGCGATCTCCACACGCTCCGGCACCGTCCACCGGCTCCACATATCCGAGCTTGGCAAGATCGCCGCCGCGTTCCCCAAACGCGCCAACGAGGTCAAGACCGGCTCGCTCCCCTCTGTCCCGGCGCGCGGCATCGTGGTTGTCGAAAGCACCAGCGAAGGCGCCGAAGGATACTTCTACGAGCTTGCCAAGCGCGCCCAAGACCTCGCCGAAGCCCGCGCGAACCTGACCGATCGGCAATTCCGCTTCCACTTCTTCCCGTGGCACGAGGCCGACGAATACACGATGGACCCCGAAGGCGTGTCCATCAGCCCGAAAGACCACCAGTATTTCGATGAGCTTGAGCACCAGCTCGGCAAGAAGATCACCATGGGCCAGCGCGCCTGGTATGTGAGCGTGCGCGACGAGGATTTCGCCGGCGACGGCGAGATGATGTGGCAGGAATATCCGTCCACGCCCGATGAGTGCTGGCAGAAGTCCACGGAAGGCACGTTCTTCGCGATCCAGATGGGCGCGGCACGCCAGTCCGGGCGCATCATCGACTTTCCGATCCTGCGGCATGTCCCGGTCTTCACGTGGTGGGACATCGGCAACTCGGACGGCACCGCGATCTGGCTCGGCCAGCACATCGACGGATACATGCAGTGGGTGGGCTACATCGAGGGATGGGGCCGACCCTATCGGTATTTCGTGGACGAACTCCACGCCACGCAACTCCTGATCCGGGGCCTGTTCCTGCCCCACGACGCCGCGCACCAGCGCCAGCAGGCCGACCGGATCGCAAGCCCACAGGACATGCTGGCCGAGATCGTGCCGAGCGAATGGCGCATCCACATCGTCCCGCGCACCCACGACAAGCTCGCGGCCATCAACCTGACCCGGCAGCGCCTTAGCGAGTGCAAGTGGCACGCGACCAACACGAAGGAAGGTCTCATCCACCTCAACCAGTATCGCAAGAAGTGGAACACCGCCCAAGGCGCGTGGTCGAGCGAACCCAACAAGCTCGACGGTCACTCGGAAGGTGCCGACGCGATCATGGG is a genomic window containing:
- a CDS encoding terminase small subunit → MGDLTEKQARFVDEYLIDLDGKNAAVRAGYAEKHAASQASAMLKQPHIIKHLNARRAARNERVEVSQDRVLMEIARVAFANYRQFIRIANDGLPYFDFSTIGEDAEIMAAVAEITVEEFTLGRGDDAREAIRTKVKLHDKLSALDKLMRHLGLYNADKSDGMSDLAEALAQISKTGSRAPIAAQQQAAPVRTGPTADDQYADLDRDIDP